One stretch of Acidobacteriota bacterium DNA includes these proteins:
- a CDS encoding TonB-dependent receptor, translating into MTEFRNLVAAIVIVSACAGVSAQIGPAGSLAGDVTDPSGLRLAGVRVTATTQAGRPVAVLTGRDGTYALRPVMPGACDVTFELVGFETRRRKIVVQADAPTILSVELSIASIPATITVTPEPAPLGFDPELPQGTSFGISMFELMPIDGSLEARITLAPGVNANGPGGAITMSGAPSFGNLFLIDGFVINENLRQQARPFLIADALQETRVAASSVAAEFGRFQGGVVNSITKSGTNKLALSFRAGFTNDGWRALTPFGGDRTINRRMPTLETTIGGPIRKDHLWYFGAIKLEKNEQNRILPYTRINYVFGDTQQHYEGKVSWSPSKRRTVRLFYYRVDDRRTRVANGAVMDLASLYNDATPETLYAGSYNATVGSRMLVEARYSNRQMTMTNVGSQETTLAGGGTPIWDRSRSSARFNSPFGCAVCPGSDDERDNQNLVAKVWFTRSTRTRGTHEVTAGIDAFQESRRNNSYQSGSSFRVLATRSSLVGGQIYPVFLSDKTTWIYWTPILKSAAGNDLRTLSGFLADTWRVNRRMTARLGVRYDYDADKDSLGASVVHNYEFSPRVGFTWDVRGDGRWLLNAAVARYVTAINSAIADSASSGGRPATFVYDYLGPAVNAASATVVSTDALKTLFGWFTANGGTSRTPRSAPSIPGLTSRIASSLRPPHADELALGLTRRLGDSGSLRMDGVYRTSGNFYANRRDMSTGRVSDGLGHVYDLLIVTNANQVARTYGAVNALASYRLGSRIQWSTSYTLSWARGNADGETATSIGPDAAAYTDYPEYRDPTWHSPTGWLAIDQRHKLRTWATIDVPAPRLLGRVSATIIQRVDTPRPYSAVGNINPSGYVANPGYVTPPTSVPYYFSGRGAFRTETLNATDVSMTINRTFGTKTKVQLFFRGHCMNVFNHAAVINVSRTVLTRNDNTAYVAFNPFTDQPVRGVNYVLGPDFGRPTTPGDYQPPREFSFTLGFRY; encoded by the coding sequence GTGACAGAGTTCCGCAACCTGGTCGCCGCGATCGTGATCGTTTCGGCCTGCGCCGGTGTGTCGGCGCAGATCGGACCGGCAGGTTCGCTTGCGGGTGATGTCACCGATCCCAGCGGATTGCGCCTGGCGGGCGTCCGCGTCACGGCGACGACACAGGCCGGGCGCCCGGTGGCGGTGCTGACAGGCAGGGACGGCACCTACGCGTTGCGTCCGGTGATGCCGGGTGCCTGCGACGTGACGTTCGAACTGGTGGGCTTCGAAACCCGGCGACGCAAGATCGTCGTGCAGGCTGACGCCCCGACGATCCTCTCAGTGGAACTCTCGATTGCGTCCATTCCAGCCACCATTACCGTCACTCCTGAGCCGGCGCCGCTCGGCTTCGATCCCGAGCTGCCCCAGGGGACGTCGTTCGGGATCTCGATGTTCGAGCTGATGCCCATCGACGGATCGCTCGAGGCCCGGATCACGCTGGCGCCTGGCGTGAACGCGAACGGGCCTGGAGGCGCCATCACGATGTCGGGGGCGCCATCGTTCGGCAACCTGTTTCTGATCGACGGGTTCGTCATCAACGAGAACCTCCGCCAGCAGGCACGGCCATTCCTGATCGCCGATGCGCTGCAGGAGACCAGGGTGGCCGCCAGCAGCGTGGCGGCCGAGTTCGGCCGCTTTCAGGGCGGGGTCGTCAACAGCATCACCAAATCGGGCACCAACAAGCTGGCCCTCTCGTTCCGCGCCGGATTCACCAACGACGGCTGGCGCGCCCTGACCCCGTTTGGAGGCGACAGGACGATCAATCGGCGCATGCCGACGCTCGAGACCACCATCGGCGGGCCGATCCGAAAGGACCATCTCTGGTACTTCGGCGCCATCAAGCTCGAGAAGAATGAGCAGAATCGGATCCTGCCTTATACCAGGATCAACTACGTCTTCGGGGACACGCAGCAGCACTACGAAGGCAAAGTGAGCTGGTCGCCATCAAAACGGCGGACCGTCCGTCTCTTCTACTACCGCGTCGACGACCGTCGCACGCGCGTCGCCAACGGCGCGGTGATGGATCTGGCCAGTCTGTACAACGACGCCACCCCTGAGACGCTCTACGCCGGCAGTTACAACGCCACCGTCGGATCGCGCATGCTCGTCGAGGCGCGGTACTCCAACCGGCAAATGACGATGACCAATGTTGGCTCGCAGGAGACGACGCTGGCCGGAGGCGGTACGCCGATCTGGGACCGTTCGCGATCGAGCGCGCGATTCAATTCGCCCTTCGGGTGCGCGGTATGCCCGGGATCGGATGACGAACGCGACAACCAGAACCTGGTCGCCAAGGTCTGGTTCACCAGATCGACTCGCACGCGCGGTACGCATGAAGTGACCGCGGGCATCGACGCGTTTCAGGAGTCCCGCCGGAACAACAGTTACCAGAGCGGCAGTAGTTTTCGCGTGCTGGCGACGCGGTCGAGCCTTGTCGGCGGACAGATCTACCCGGTGTTTCTGTCGGACAAGACCACGTGGATCTACTGGACGCCGATCCTGAAGAGCGCGGCTGGCAACGATCTGCGCACGCTGTCAGGATTCCTCGCAGACACCTGGCGGGTGAACCGGCGGATGACCGCCAGGTTGGGTGTGCGGTACGACTACGATGCCGACAAGGACAGCCTTGGCGCAAGCGTGGTCCATAACTATGAATTCAGTCCGCGCGTCGGGTTCACCTGGGATGTGCGGGGCGACGGCCGATGGCTGCTCAATGCGGCGGTCGCGCGCTACGTGACAGCGATCAATTCGGCCATTGCCGATTCGGCCTCGTCCGGCGGGCGGCCGGCGACGTTCGTCTACGACTACCTCGGCCCGGCCGTCAATGCCGCCTCCGCAACGGTTGTGTCGACCGACGCGCTCAAGACGCTGTTCGGCTGGTTCACGGCCAACGGCGGGACCAGTCGGACGCCGCGAAGCGCACCGAGCATTCCCGGCCTCACGAGCCGGATCGCCTCATCGCTCCGCCCGCCCCATGCGGACGAGTTGGCTCTCGGCCTCACTCGCCGGCTGGGAGACAGTGGATCGTTGCGCATGGACGGCGTCTACCGTACGTCCGGCAACTTCTACGCGAACCGGCGTGACATGTCGACGGGCCGCGTCAGCGACGGGCTGGGCCACGTCTACGACCTGCTGATCGTGACCAACGCGAACCAGGTGGCGCGGACCTACGGGGCCGTCAACGCCCTGGCTTCGTACCGGCTCGGATCGCGGATCCAGTGGTCGACCTCATATACGCTCTCGTGGGCGCGCGGCAATGCCGATGGAGAGACCGCCACCAGCATCGGTCCCGATGCCGCCGCGTACACCGACTACCCGGAGTACCGCGACCCGACGTGGCACTCGCCCACCGGCTGGCTGGCGATCGACCAGCGCCACAAGCTGCGGACGTGGGCGACGATCGATGTGCCGGCCCCCAGACTCCTGGGCCGCGTCAGTGCGACCATCATTCAGCGAGTCGACACGCCACGGCCCTACAGTGCGGTGGGCAACATCAACCCGAGCGGGTACGTGGCGAATCCCGGATACGTCACGCCGCCGACATCGGTGCCCTACTACTTCAGCGGCCGCGGAGCCTTTCGCACGGAGACGCTCAACGCCACGGATGTGTCGATGACCATCAATCGCACGTTCGGAACGAAGACGAAAGTGCAGCTGTTCTTCCGCGGGCACTGCATGAACGTGTTCAATCACGCCGCCGTCATCAATGTGTCCCGGACCGTGCTCACGCGCAACGACAATACGGCCTACGTCGCGTTCAATCCGTTCACCGATCAGCCGGTCCGGGGCGTGAACTATGTATTGGGACCGGACTTCGGCAGACCCACGACGCCCGGCGACTACCAGCCGCCCCGGGAGTTCTCGTTCACGCTGGGATTCAGATACTGA
- the cysK gene encoding cysteine synthase A — translation MNAQTILDTIGSTPHVRIRRLFDSRVEVWMKMERANPGGSIKDRIALSMIEDAEVRGLLKPGTVIIEPTSGNTGIGLAMVAAVKGYRLILVMPDSMSVERRRIMTAYGATLDLTPREQGMKGAIERASQLVADTPGAWMPQQFDNPANIAAHQRTTAREILQDFPDGLDYLITGVGTGGHITGVAEVLKPLMPRLKVFAVEPAKSAVLSGGAPGPHKLQGLGAGFVPVNLHRDILDGVIQVSEEDSFTYAARAAREEGLFIGVSSGSALAAVASKLPSVADGARILTFCYDTGERYLSIEGLFPA, via the coding sequence ATGAACGCCCAGACCATTCTCGACACGATTGGCAGCACGCCCCACGTCCGCATCCGCCGCCTCTTCGATTCGCGAGTCGAAGTCTGGATGAAGATGGAACGAGCCAACCCTGGGGGCAGCATCAAGGATCGGATCGCGCTCTCGATGATCGAAGACGCGGAGGTGCGCGGCCTGCTGAAGCCAGGCACGGTCATCATCGAACCCACGTCGGGCAATACCGGCATCGGGCTGGCGATGGTCGCGGCCGTGAAGGGCTATCGGCTGATTCTCGTGATGCCTGACTCCATGTCCGTCGAGCGGCGCCGGATCATGACCGCCTACGGCGCCACACTCGACCTCACCCCTCGCGAGCAGGGCATGAAGGGCGCGATCGAACGGGCATCGCAACTGGTGGCCGACACGCCAGGCGCCTGGATGCCCCAGCAATTCGACAACCCGGCCAACATTGCCGCGCATCAGCGAACGACCGCGCGGGAAATTCTCCAGGACTTCCCCGACGGGCTCGACTACCTGATCACGGGCGTCGGAACGGGCGGCCACATCACCGGGGTGGCGGAGGTGCTCAAGCCGCTGATGCCTCGGCTGAAGGTGTTTGCCGTCGAGCCCGCGAAATCGGCTGTCCTCTCGGGCGGGGCGCCCGGGCCCCACAAGCTGCAGGGACTCGGCGCGGGCTTCGTGCCGGTCAACCTCCATCGCGACATCCTCGACGGCGTCATCCAGGTGAGCGAAGAGGATTCGTTCACATACGCTGCTCGCGCCGCCCGGGAGGAGGGCCTCTTCATCGGGGTCTCCTCAGGTTCTGCACTGGCCGCGGTCGCGTCCAAGTTGCCCAGCGTGGCTGACGGCGCGCGCATCCTGACGTTCTGCTACGACACCGGCGAGCGCTACCTCTCGATCGAGGGCCTGTTTCCGGCGTGA
- a CDS encoding acetamidase/formamidase family protein, which translates to MFKRTFAASALLGLVIAQTVAAQAPKPKTHRLEATPETVAYGYYWSEARPVLRIASGDIIDVDTLLASNPTALGRAGVPPEKIQESLKAITAHVTGDRRGPGGHILTGPVYVEGAEPGDALEVKILSIDFPIDYGYNGCSGFVPENCDKAAGMKIIPIDKKKMTAAYLPGIVIPLRPFYGSMGVAPAPALGRVSSVPPGRHAGNIDNRELIAGSIVYIPVFVPGALFEVGDGHAAQGDGEVDQTAIETSLRGRLQLTVRKGMKLAWPRAETPTDYIAMATDPDLKVATSAAIQEMVNYLVDAKGLTAHQAYQLTSIAGNVAITQLVDKPNLGVHVRMPKSIFKPTL; encoded by the coding sequence ATGTTCAAACGCACTTTCGCAGCGTCCGCCCTGCTCGGTCTCGTGATTGCCCAGACGGTCGCGGCCCAGGCGCCGAAGCCGAAGACACATCGCCTCGAGGCCACTCCCGAGACAGTCGCCTACGGCTACTACTGGTCCGAGGCCAGACCCGTGCTTCGAATTGCGTCAGGCGACATCATCGACGTCGACACGCTGTTGGCAAGTAATCCCACGGCGCTGGGGCGTGCAGGAGTGCCGCCGGAGAAGATCCAGGAGTCGCTCAAGGCGATCACCGCCCACGTGACCGGTGACAGGCGCGGGCCAGGCGGCCACATCCTCACGGGACCGGTCTACGTCGAAGGCGCCGAACCTGGTGACGCGCTCGAGGTGAAGATTCTCTCGATCGATTTCCCGATTGACTACGGCTACAACGGCTGCAGCGGGTTCGTGCCCGAGAATTGCGACAAGGCCGCGGGCATGAAGATCATCCCGATCGACAAGAAGAAGATGACGGCTGCGTACCTGCCGGGTATTGTCATTCCGCTCCGGCCGTTCTACGGCAGCATGGGGGTGGCGCCTGCGCCTGCACTGGGCCGCGTCAGCAGCGTTCCGCCGGGCCGGCACGCGGGCAACATCGACAACCGCGAGTTGATCGCAGGTTCGATCGTGTACATCCCGGTATTCGTGCCTGGTGCGCTCTTCGAGGTTGGTGACGGCCACGCGGCACAGGGCGATGGCGAGGTCGACCAGACAGCGATCGAGACGTCGCTCCGTGGCCGGCTGCAGCTCACCGTGCGGAAGGGCATGAAGCTGGCCTGGCCGCGCGCGGAGACCCCGACAGACTACATCGCCATGGCGACGGATCCTGACCTGAAGGTCGCGACGTCAGCAGCCATCCAGGAGATGGTGAACTACCTGGTGGACGCGAAGGGCCTGACCGCTCACCAGGCGTATCAACTCACGAGCATCGCCGGCAACGTCGCCATCACACAACTGGTCGACAAGCCGAATCTCGGCGTCCACGTGCGGATGCCGAAGAGCATCTTCAAGCCGACACTATAA
- a CDS encoding prolyl oligopeptidase family serine peptidase, whose protein sequence is MRLPRYLYVVPLAMTLLVTALLPTWAQTGSAPTIAQFLSSASPIEVVAARNVDRIAWIAFEEGKRNVYTAAAAAFTPVRLTNYLKDDGVDLTAVRISADGSTVVFVRGSAANRAGWHANPASDPNGPDEAVWAARIASPGVSWRVAEGSNPQLSPDGRWVLIVRDGQIYRAAVTQVKPATEMDRGEKPFITQYGTNSGPLWSPDGNRIAFVSNRGDHSFVTVYHVKTRSVTYLAPSVDFDTNPVWSADSQRVVFTRRPGTPFGQQSQAGGGGIGVPPGPASQAAATTGRTGGGGQGRGAGSPVAAAAAQVPGLVRATFKGGYTQSIWVADAASGEGHEVWHNQPNDRLFATVNSIRWAGDLIVFPLTVGGGRGGRGSAAPSTEPQAALALPQDEWDRYYSLDLTKPNTSPVLLTTTDGIIEDQTSVIVSHDGKTFFYCTNAKDIERRHIWAVPTSGGEPKQVTTGAGIETYPAPLASGKTLATLSATWNMPQSLGIWPLQSPAAAQKIVFPTSRPGFPTAAHVEPQLITTTAPDGLKIPNQLFLPKDIKPGERRPAMIFVHGGPSRQMLLGYHYRYVYHQFYATNQWLAAHGYVVLSVNYRSGVGYGRSFRTAANTEARGNSEYQDVVAGAKYLQSRPDVDPARVGIYGLSYGGLLTAQALARNSDIFAAGVDYAGVHLYGSSLDPNDLSYQSSAISQIDKWKSPVLLIQGDDDRNVAFSQTVGLVQLLRQRDVYTELIVYPDDVHDSLLYSRWLQLLGRMDGFLQKFLGAGASK, encoded by the coding sequence ATGCGTCTCCCTCGCTACCTCTATGTCGTCCCGCTGGCGATGACGCTCCTCGTCACGGCGCTTCTCCCGACCTGGGCTCAGACCGGATCGGCACCGACAATCGCGCAGTTCCTCAGTTCCGCGTCGCCAATCGAGGTGGTGGCAGCCAGAAACGTGGATCGGATCGCGTGGATAGCGTTCGAAGAGGGGAAACGCAACGTCTACACGGCGGCGGCTGCGGCGTTCACGCCGGTTCGGCTGACGAACTACCTGAAGGATGATGGCGTCGATCTGACGGCCGTCCGCATCTCCGCCGACGGATCGACAGTGGTGTTCGTGCGAGGCAGCGCGGCCAATCGTGCGGGCTGGCACGCGAATCCGGCAAGCGACCCGAACGGCCCCGACGAGGCGGTCTGGGCGGCGCGCATCGCGAGTCCGGGCGTCTCGTGGCGGGTGGCCGAAGGCAGCAACCCGCAGTTGTCGCCGGACGGGCGGTGGGTCCTGATTGTCAGAGACGGCCAGATCTACCGCGCCGCTGTGACCCAGGTGAAGCCAGCCACCGAGATGGATCGAGGGGAGAAGCCGTTCATCACCCAGTACGGAACCAACAGTGGACCGTTGTGGTCGCCGGACGGGAACAGGATCGCCTTTGTGAGCAACCGTGGCGATCACAGCTTCGTGACGGTCTATCACGTAAAGACGCGATCGGTGACGTATCTGGCGCCGAGCGTGGACTTCGACACGAATCCGGTCTGGTCGGCCGACAGCCAGCGTGTCGTCTTCACGCGCCGGCCTGGCACGCCGTTCGGACAGCAGTCGCAGGCGGGCGGCGGCGGAATCGGGGTGCCGCCCGGACCGGCGTCTCAAGCGGCCGCGACGACGGGCCGGACGGGAGGCGGCGGACAGGGGCGCGGAGCAGGCTCGCCCGTCGCGGCAGCGGCGGCACAGGTGCCGGGCCTGGTGCGCGCGACTTTCAAGGGCGGATATACGCAGTCCATCTGGGTCGCGGATGCGGCCAGCGGCGAGGGCCACGAGGTCTGGCACAATCAACCCAACGACCGTCTCTTCGCGACCGTGAACAGCATCCGATGGGCGGGCGACCTCATCGTCTTCCCCCTCACCGTCGGTGGCGGACGCGGGGGGCGCGGTTCTGCGGCACCATCGACCGAGCCTCAGGCGGCGCTCGCCCTCCCGCAGGATGAGTGGGATCGGTACTACAGCCTCGACCTCACGAAGCCGAACACCTCGCCGGTGCTACTCACTACCACCGACGGCATCATCGAGGATCAGACCTCGGTGATCGTCTCGCACGACGGGAAGACGTTCTTCTATTGCACCAACGCGAAGGACATCGAGCGGCGGCACATCTGGGCCGTCCCGACCTCGGGCGGCGAGCCGAAACAAGTCACGACGGGCGCCGGCATCGAAACGTACCCGGCTCCGCTCGCGTCGGGCAAGACACTGGCGACGTTGAGCGCCACGTGGAACATGCCGCAGTCTCTCGGGATCTGGCCCCTCCAGTCCCCGGCGGCCGCGCAGAAGATCGTCTTCCCGACATCGCGCCCGGGATTTCCAACCGCGGCACACGTCGAGCCACAGCTCATCACAACGACCGCGCCGGACGGGCTCAAGATCCCCAATCAACTGTTTCTGCCCAAAGACATCAAGCCCGGCGAGAGGCGGCCGGCAATGATCTTCGTACACGGCGGACCGTCGCGGCAGATGCTGCTCGGTTACCATTACCGCTACGTCTACCACCAGTTCTACGCCACCAACCAGTGGCTCGCGGCTCACGGCTACGTCGTGCTGTCGGTCAACTACCGGAGCGGCGTCGGGTACGGGCGATCGTTCCGCACCGCCGCCAACACGGAGGCGCGCGGCAACTCGGAATATCAGGACGTGGTTGCGGGCGCGAAGTACCTGCAGTCTCGGCCGGACGTCGATCCCGCGCGCGTCGGTATCTATGGCCTCTCGTACGGGGGCCTGCTGACCGCTCAGGCGCTGGCCCGCAACTCCGACATCTTCGCCGCCGGCGTCGACTATGCCGGCGTGCACCTCTACGGCAGTTCGCTCGATCCAAACGATCTCTCGTATCAGTCGTCGGCCATCTCGCAGATCGACAAGTGGAAGTCGCCGGTGCTCCTCATCCAGGGCGACGACGACCGCAACGTGGCCTTCTCACAAACGGTCGGGCTCGTTCAGCTCCTGCGCCAGCGTGACGTCTACACCGAGCTCATCGTCTACCCGGACGATGTGCACGACTCGCTGCTCTACAGCCGGTGGCTGCAATTGCTTGGCCGGATGGACGGGTTCCTGCAGAAGTTCCTGGGAGCGGGAGCGTCGAAATAG
- a CDS encoding DNA methyltransferase translates to MKPSVCSNAPDSGYNRPDMNQLYYGDNLDVLRRHIDDESVDLVYLDPPFNSNASYNVLFAERDGARAASQIKAFGDTWKWDDSAARACQEVIEAGGKVSEAMQAFRTFLGDSDMMAYVAMMAPRLVEMRRALKPTGSLYLHCDSTASHYLKILLDAVFGPAHFRNEIIWLRSKNPKGSQHGLTRFSPFTDTILYYTKSTSAPIYLDRIRTALSAEELGGKYSHSDEYGPYEDGPMLRSDSMGPRPNLVYEYKGFTPGPAGWRVERSVLEEIDRQGNLNWTKNGVRRKLRPSTEKGQPIGSFWGDIPPINSQAQERLGYPTQKPEALLERIISASSNERDVVMDPFCGCGTTIAAAQKLHRHWVGIDITTLAISLIRHRLADAFGARAKYEVVGEPVSLPDAAKLATDDPYQFQWWALGLVGARPVEGKKGADHGIDGRIYFHEGDTAKTKQIVLSVKAGHVTVCHLRDLLGVMDRQKAEIGVLLCMDEPTTPMRKECASAGFYTSPWGKHARLQILTVEDMLTGKTIDRPPAQTSVTFKRAPKAQLEVRETSPMPFGDPEE, encoded by the coding sequence ATGAAACCGTCAGTCTGCTCGAACGCGCCTGACTCGGGCTACAATCGGCCCGACATGAACCAGCTCTACTACGGCGACAACCTAGACGTGCTGCGGCGCCACATTGATGACGAGAGTGTGGACCTCGTCTACCTCGACCCGCCGTTCAACTCGAATGCGAGCTACAACGTGCTTTTTGCCGAGCGGGACGGGGCACGGGCCGCCTCACAGATCAAGGCGTTCGGGGACACGTGGAAGTGGGACGACAGCGCGGCGCGGGCCTGTCAGGAGGTCATCGAGGCGGGCGGCAAGGTATCGGAGGCCATGCAGGCGTTTCGGACGTTTCTGGGTGACTCCGACATGATGGCCTACGTCGCGATGATGGCGCCGCGCCTCGTGGAGATGCGCCGCGCGCTGAAGCCGACGGGCAGTCTGTATCTGCATTGTGATTCGACCGCCAGTCACTATCTCAAGATACTCCTCGACGCGGTATTCGGCCCGGCTCACTTTCGGAACGAAATAATCTGGCTGCGATCAAAGAACCCGAAGGGATCACAGCACGGACTGACGCGGTTTAGCCCGTTTACGGACACGATCCTCTACTACACAAAGTCCACGTCAGCCCCGATCTACTTGGATCGGATTCGCACCGCGCTGAGCGCCGAGGAATTGGGCGGTAAGTACTCGCATTCTGACGAGTACGGGCCGTACGAGGATGGCCCGATGCTCCGGTCTGACAGCATGGGACCGCGGCCGAATCTCGTCTATGAATACAAGGGATTCACACCCGGGCCTGCTGGCTGGCGCGTCGAACGGTCAGTACTTGAAGAAATCGACCGACAGGGTAATCTGAATTGGACAAAGAACGGAGTGCGCCGGAAGCTGCGACCTTCGACTGAGAAGGGCCAGCCTATTGGTAGCTTCTGGGGAGACATCCCACCGATCAACTCCCAAGCACAGGAACGACTCGGCTATCCGACGCAAAAACCGGAAGCTTTACTCGAACGGATCATCTCGGCCAGCTCGAACGAACGCGACGTCGTGATGGACCCGTTCTGCGGATGCGGAACGACGATCGCCGCCGCGCAGAAGTTACACCGCCACTGGGTCGGGATCGACATCACGACACTAGCGATCAGTCTGATTCGGCATCGCTTGGCGGACGCGTTTGGCGCACGGGCGAAATACGAAGTCGTTGGTGAGCCGGTATCTCTGCCCGACGCCGCGAAGCTGGCCACAGACGACCCATACCAGTTCCAGTGGTGGGCGCTTGGACTGGTAGGTGCGCGACCCGTCGAAGGCAAGAAAGGTGCGGACCACGGAATCGACGGCCGCATCTACTTCCACGAAGGCGACACCGCGAAGACGAAACAGATCGTCCTGTCGGTGAAGGCCGGACACGTGACGGTGTGCCATCTGCGAGATCTCCTCGGCGTCATGGATCGCCAGAAGGCCGAGATCGGTGTCCTGCTCTGCATGGATGAGCCGACAACGCCGATGCGGAAAGAATGCGCCAGCGCCGGGTTCTACACGTCTCCGTGGGGCAAGCACGCGCGGTTGCAGATCCTGACCGTGGAAGACATGCTGACCGGCAAGACGATTGACCGGCCTCCGGCCCAGACGAGCGTCACTTTTAAACGGGCTCCGAAGGCACAGCTAGAAGTCAGAGAGACAAGCCCCATGCCATTCGGCGATCCTGAAGAATGA
- a CDS encoding AI-2E family transporter yields the protein MELTSDRRHANPCERAAWILAGIALVLILGLHLVPALLAGLLVHELVHVLAPRFKIFRIHRKRRKLVAVALLATFVVLAIVLVGIGIVAFARSDAGNLPTFLKKMGEILDRWRAVLPASVVGSFPGDIEELKTVLVQGLRGHTSEVEQFGAHTGRVLAHILVGLVVGALVALREVEPGLTPGPLASALQERARRLCRAFRRVVFAQVRIASINTLLTGAYLLVALPLFGVHVPLAKTLVLVTFVTGLLPVVGNLISNTLIVFVSVSVSVSVAISSLVFLIVIHKLEYFLNARIVGSQINARAWEMLLAMMVMEAAFGLPGLVAAPIYYAYVKDELTSRQLI from the coding sequence ATGGAACTGACTTCCGACCGCCGCCACGCTAACCCGTGCGAACGTGCCGCCTGGATTCTCGCTGGGATTGCCCTCGTGCTGATTCTGGGCCTGCACCTGGTGCCCGCGCTTCTGGCCGGCCTGCTCGTCCACGAACTCGTGCACGTTCTTGCGCCGCGGTTCAAGATCTTCCGTATCCATCGGAAGCGACGCAAACTAGTCGCCGTCGCGTTGCTGGCGACGTTCGTCGTGCTGGCGATCGTGCTTGTGGGGATCGGGATCGTGGCGTTTGCCAGGAGCGACGCCGGCAATCTGCCGACATTCCTCAAGAAGATGGGGGAGATCCTCGATCGATGGCGCGCCGTACTGCCGGCGTCGGTGGTCGGAAGTTTTCCAGGCGACATCGAGGAGCTGAAGACGGTCCTGGTGCAAGGTCTGCGCGGGCATACCAGCGAGGTCGAACAGTTCGGCGCTCACACCGGTCGCGTGCTCGCCCACATACTGGTCGGGCTGGTCGTTGGCGCGCTGGTTGCGCTGCGTGAGGTGGAGCCGGGCCTCACGCCTGGTCCGCTGGCCTCAGCGCTCCAGGAACGCGCGCGTCGCCTCTGCCGCGCGTTTCGTCGAGTCGTATTCGCTCAAGTCCGGATTGCGTCTATCAACACACTGCTCACCGGTGCGTACCTGCTTGTAGCGCTTCCGCTCTTCGGCGTCCATGTCCCGCTCGCCAAGACGCTCGTCCTGGTCACGTTCGTGACCGGGCTGCTGCCGGTCGTTGGTAATCTCATCTCCAATACGCTCATCGTCTTCGTGAGCGTGAGCGTATCGGTCTCGGTGGCGATCTCGTCGCTCGTCTTCCTCATCGTCATCCACAAGCTCGAGTACTTCCTCAATGCCAGGATTGTCGGAAGCCAGATCAACGCGCGAGCGTGGGAGATGCTGCTGGCGATGATGGTGATGGAGGCCGCCTTCGGCTTGCCCGGACTGGTCGCGGCACCCATCTACTACGCGTACGTCAAGGATGAGCTGACGAGTCGGCAGTTGATCTGA